CTCAGTCGACAACGGCCTCCGCGGTGACCGTGGCCGCGACGTCCTCTACCACGACCCGCGCCTGCTTCTTGGATACACCCGGCCGCTTCCGGCCTCGCCATCGCCGTCGGCCCCGTCGTCGCCGACTGGACCAGCGATTCTTGGTGCTCGACGGTCGGCAGGAAGCACGGCTTAAACAGCGAGGGACCGGGGGCCGCCGCACCCGCTCTGCCGGACGGCAGCCTCGTGCTGGCCGCCCAACAACAGCACCCCCCTTGCCGACAGAGACTGACCGCGACCGGCCGCGCCGAGGCGCGAGGCGTGGGTTCCGCAGCGCGGAGTCCGCCCTCGGCGCCTGCACAACCAGGCGTACGCTGGTACGAGGCGGGGGCGCCGGGCGCGTGCCTCCACTGGCGAACACGGAGGTGGGTCGTGGCCCAGGCCAATGGACAGATCGGGGTGGTCCTCGTACACGGGCTCCTCTCCTCGCCTGACGTGTGGGCCCCCTTCCAGAAGTTGCTCGACACGGACCGTGAGTTGTCCTTCGTCACCCCACTCCCCTTCGAGTACTCGACCCCGTACTTCCGCTTCAACCCGCTGCGCCGCATCCCCTCCTTCGACGACATCGCCGACAGCCTGCAGATGTTCCTGCGGGTGGAGGCGGGGGCCTTCGACGACATCGTCCTCGTCTCGCACAGCCAAGGCGGTCTGATCGTCCAGCGCCACCTCCACCGCATGCTGAGCGCGGGCCGCGGCGCCGAACTCACCCGGATTCGGTTGGTCTGTACGTTCGCCTGCCCCAACTCCGGTGCGGAGCTGCTGCATACGTTCCGCCGCCGTTTCGTGCGCAAGCACCCGCAGGAGCGCGAGCTGCGCCCGCTCAACGCTCTCGTCGCTGAGGCCCACAGCACCGTCATCAACCGCGTCGTCCATGCGGAACGGGCCACCGCGAGCACCTGCCCCATCCCCTTCCGTGTCTACGCCGGTGAGTCCGACAACATCGTCACGCCGACCTCCGCGCGCGGTGCCTTCCCCGGCGCGGGCGTCCTGCCCGGAGACCATTCGACCCTCGTGCGTCCCGACTCGGTCACCCACCGCTCCTACACCACCTTGCGAGGGGACCTGCTGTTCGCCCGCGACCGGGCCCGCGAGGCAGTACGGTCCTCGGCCCCAGCACCGTCGTCGCCTGCCCCGGAACCGGTACGGGACGAGCGTCGAGCGGAGCGGAATCAGCCGAGCATCCGCATCCAGGAGAACAACGCGTCGGACAACAGCCAGGTGTTCGCGGTCCAGGACGGCAGGATCGACGTCCACCAGGGCCCCCAGCCTCCCTCCCCGGGACCGTCAGGCGGAGCGGAGGAGCCCGCCTAGTTCGCGCTCGTGCGCCGCACGGTTCGCGCTCGTGCGCTTCACGCCGGCTCTTCGCCGACGGCGGTCTGCTCCAGGCGGTGCGCCGAGGCGCTCGCCTGATGGTTCGCCAGCACCCCGCGGATCTCCAACCAGGGGTCGAGCCGTTCTGCCGTCAGCAGCACCCGGGCCGGGACCCCGGCCCGGTGCAGCAGGGCATTGCTGAACAGCCAGATCAGATGGCTGGACGGCCAGCGGTCGGCGCGCTCCACGATCATCAGGAGCCCCGCGCCTCCACGCCCGGCGGCGTGCTCCATGAACCGTGCGCTCGCTTCGGCGGTCGCCGATCCGTGCACGGCCGCGGCCACGCTCCACCCGGCGGCAACCGAACCGGTGGCGAACCGGGCGGTCAACCGTCTCTTGTCCTCGGCGTGCGAACCGTGCAGCCACAGCATCGCCAGCCGGGACGACGTGTCGCGCCATTCTTCGAGCCGGGCCACATCCCGTACGCGGTCGCCGTATTCGGCTTCCTCGGGCCGCTCCGCAGACGGGGACGGGGACGGGGGCGGCCAGGCTCGCAACCGGTAGACCGGCTTCCCGTCGCCGAACACATGCACGTCGGCTTCCAGAGCCCCGTACGCGAACCCTCCTGCCGCTGCGATGTACTGTTCCGCGCGCCCCGGATCCACCTCGCTCCCCACGTCACGGCGTTCCTTCACTCCTGAGGTCCGGTGTCGGTCCGGGCCCGGCGCCGACCGGGTTCGTCCTGGTGCACGATGACATTCCCTCTCATGGCCTGGAACAGCTGCGCGTTGTCTTTCGCGATGCCGTTCTGCACCCACGTCTGCTGGGCTTGCGGCAGCGCCGACTCCAACCGGGCGATCAGCACCCTCAGTTCGTCCACCAAACCGGGGTGATCCGTCAGTAGCGACTCCAATTCCAGCTGCCACACCGGGGCGAGGACGGCACGCACACGCTCGGCGTCGGCCGACCGGGCGACCAGCGCGGCGTTGCTGTCCAGTTGAGCCTCCACGATGGCCGACTGCTCCTCGCTCCGGCGGGCGAAGAGCCGCACCGTGCCCTCGCGCGCGATCGGCCACGCTTCGGTTGCCATGGCCGCCACAACCGTTGAGCCGCCGGTCAGGGCCAGAAGTTCCATCGATTTCGCCATAGCGTTGCGCTCCTTGAGCCAGCTGTTCGTCCAGTCCGTGCGACGGCACGGAGGTGACGTACGGGAAAGGACGCGGAAAGCGCGGCATCGGGTTCCCCTCGCGGCGACTGGTAGATTCGCCCACCACGCCGGAACGAAGCACCCGGGGGGCCACGCATGCCGGTACGCCCAGGCGGCCCGCAGGCGACCGCCGCCCACCAGTCCGTGCGGGCCGAGAGCGGCTTCGCCTACGGGCTGATCGGAGCCGACCTCCACGTCCACGGCGACGGTATGCCGGTCTATCTCCTCGCCAACTGGGCACCTCCGGCACCGACTTCCGACGCGTGGCTTCGTGAACTCCCCAGCCGCCTGCTCAACGCTCGGCACGCGGTCGTGGACTTCACGGGCCGACAGGACGAACGCGCCTCTCTCCACCACTGGTTACGGGAGAGCGATCGGCTGTCGATGCGGTGGTTGCACGGCGTCGGCGGTCAGGGGAAGACGCGGCTCGCCGACCAACTGGCCAAGGAGGCGATCGAGCGGGGGTGGAAGGCCGTCGTCGCCACCCATGCCCCAGGCTCGGTGGTGGGGTCGGCATCACACGATCTTCGACCTGCCGGCCACACCGGTCTGCTCCTGATCGTCGACTACGCGGACCGCTGGCCGCTCAACCATCTGACCCTGCTGCTCGGGAACTCCCTGCTGCACCAGCACGACACCGTCCCCACCCGCGTGCTGCTGCTCGCCCGTACGGACGAGGCCTGGCCCACCGTACGCGCCGCGACGGCGGAACTCGGCGGCTCGGCCTCCGACCAACGCCTGGGAGTCCTGCCGGAAGCCGCCGCACGTGCGGAGATGTTCGCCGCCGCCCGCACGGCATTCACACGTCACTACGGCTGCGGCGACCTCGGGTACATCCTGCCCGCTGTCCCCCTGGACTCCGCCGCCATGGGCCTCACCTTGTCCGTGCATATGGCGGCGCTGGTCGCGGTGGACGCCCGCGTCAACGGCCGACCCACTCCCGCGGACGCGGCGGGGTTGACCGTGTACCTGCTGGATCGCGAGCACCTGCACTGGGCCCTCATGGCCGGAGACGGCACACACCGGCTCGGGGCCACCGCGGGCAAGGTCAGGACATCGCCGGAGGTGATGCACCGCGCCGTCTTCGCCGCAGCCCTCGCCGGCCCGCAGAGCCGGCGAACAGGCCTCGCACTGCTGCGCGCGGCGGGCGTCCGCGCCTCCCCGCACCACGTCCTGGAGGATCACGCCCGGTACTACCCGGCCCCGGATCCGGAGAGCGGTACCGTCCTGGAGCCGCCCTACCCCGATCGCCTCGCCGAAGACTTCCTGGCGCTCACCGTGCCCGGTCATAGGGCGGACTACCCCGACCAGCCATGGGCCGTGGAGGCGGCCGGCGGCGTCGTCGCGTTGCGGGGTGCGGACGGCACCCGCCGCGAGCGAGTGGCGCGGTCCGTCACCTTCCTCGCGGCGGCCACCGAACGGTGGCCGCATGTGGGGCACAAGCTGCTGTTCCCGCTCCTGCGCACGTCCCCGGAACTGGCTCTGGAGGCCGGCAGCGCCGCGTTGACGGCGCTCGCCGCCGGTGCGGAGCCAGCTCTGCTCGAGCAGATCGAGAAGCTCTTCCCCCAGTGGAGCGACAGCGACCTCGACACCGGCATCGCCTCGATCGTGGAGCGGCTGTCGCAGGACCGGCTGCTGAACACGGACGACCCGCTGGTTCACGCCACGGTGCTCCAGCGGTTGGCGAACGTACTGGAGCATGCGGGCAGATACGAGCGCGCACTGGAGCATGCCGAGGAGGCCGTCCACCTGTGGCGCCGGCTGGCTGCCCGCGATCCGCAGCACGCCCGCGCACACGCCATCGCGTTGGACACCCTCAGCTCACTGCTGTCCACCCTCGGCCACACGGAGGACGCACTGGCCAGGGCCCAGGAGTCGATCGAGGTCCGGCAGGCGCGAACCGGCGCCGACCGCAAGGATCACACGTCCGGGCTCGCGGTCGCCGCGTCCAACATCAGCCTGCGGAAGCGGAGGCTGGGTCGGCGCAGAGAAGCCCTGGAGGACGGCCTGGCGGCGCTGACGCGCCAGCGCCGCCTCGCCGACATCGACCCGGACACCCACGAACCGGGCTTGGCTGTCGTGCTGAGCAACGTAGGGGGCCTGCATGCCGAGATCGGTGAGTACGCCGAGGGACTGGCACTGACCTGGGAGGCAGTCGTGATCAATCGCCGACTGGCGGAACAGGATCCGGGCCGTCATCTCCCCCGTCTCGCCACGGCCCTCAACAATCTCGGTGCCCGGCTCGGCGAGAACGGCCGAAATCAAGAGGCTCTGAGGGTCACTGAGGAGTCCGTGGCGCACCACCGTCGGCTGGTGAAGCTCAACCAGGACGCCCACGAGGACGGTCTGGCCCGGGCACTGGACAACCTCGGCGTCCGGCTGAGCGAGGCCGACCGCTGGGGCGAGGCGCTGAACCCGGCGTTGGAGGCCGTCGAGATCCGTCGGCGGCAGGTCGCGCGACGGCCGAGAGCGCACGAGCCGGAGCTGGCGCAGGCGCTGGACAACATCGGCCGTGTGTTCACCTGGCACGATCGCGTCGACGAGGCGCTGGCCTGCTCCCACGAGGCAGTCGCGCTCTACCGCCGGCTGGCCGACGTACACCCCGACGCCCACGGGCTGCGCCTCGCGGACTCGTTGTACAACCTGGCGTGGCGGCAGATGTGCGCTTGGCAGCGCCACGATCCTCTGCCCTCCGCGGACCAGGCAGCGGCAGAGGCCCTCGCTCTCTGGGAACCCCTGGCCGCAGACCTGCCCGCCGACCGCCGGGAAGCGATGGACCGGTGTCGCGAACTGCGGGACCGGATCCGGGCCGCAGCCGAAGCGAAGGCGACGGGCGCCCGGCTGCGTCGCGAACTGGGGCTGCCCGCCCTGCTGCGGCGGCACTACGTGGAACTCCTCACCTCCGTGGGGTTGGAGCCCACCGCGGCGAACATGCGTGGCGCTGTCGAGCGCGTCGGATTCATGTTCTTCGTCGAGGCCTTCGTACGGGTGGAGCGCGACGGAAGCCCCGAGCAGTACCGAACGGTCGTCGAGGAACTCAAGGAGCCCTTTGCCGATCCGGCTCGCTGGCCGCAGCAGATCCTCGACCGGCTCGCGCTGTGGTGGCCCCACGAGGCGGCCGGACTGCGCGGTCTGCCCACCCGCACGATCGAGACACTGACCGCGGACCCGGAGCGGTATTTCCGGACCGACTCCTCCGGGCGTCTGCTGTCGCTGGCGGAGTTCGCCGAATCGCTCACTACGCGCCCCTGACTCGGTCAGCGGTCGCCCTCGCCCCGCTCATCGCCCTCCTCGCCCCCTTCGGCCTCTTCGTCAGCCAGTTCTCGGACGATCGCGTCCGCCTCCTCCGTACGGCCGAGCACGCGCAGCGCCTCCGCGTGAGCGGTGCGCACGACGCGCAGGTCCGTCGCGTACTTCTCCGGTTCCGCGGCGGCCAGCCGGCGGCAGAGAGCGACGGCCTCCTCAGCCGCCTGGAGCGCAGCGTGCGGGCGTTGTTCTCTGTGGTCGTCGGCGATCATCCACAAATTGCGCAGCAGTTCGGGCTCGTGGAGCGCCGGGTCCTGAGCCGCGAGCCTCCGTTGGATGGCGACCGCCTCGTCGGCGGCCTCGGCTGCCTCCTCGGTACGGCCGGAACCGATCAGAAAGGTACCGAGGTTGCCCAGTCCGCTCGCGAGGTCAGGTTCGTGGGCCAGCGGATTGACGGCGACCAGCCTGCGCAGGACCGACACGGCCTCCCGGGTCGTGGTCACCGCCTCCGCCACCCGGCCGACTGGCGATCTCCCACAGCCCGTCCGGAACAATCCAACTCCACGTACCCCGCC
This genomic stretch from Streptomyces deccanensis harbors:
- a CDS encoding esterase/lipase family protein → MAQANGQIGVVLVHGLLSSPDVWAPFQKLLDTDRELSFVTPLPFEYSTPYFRFNPLRRIPSFDDIADSLQMFLRVEAGAFDDIVLVSHSQGGLIVQRHLHRMLSAGRGAELTRIRLVCTFACPNSGAELLHTFRRRFVRKHPQERELRPLNALVAEAHSTVINRVVHAERATASTCPIPFRVYAGESDNIVTPTSARGAFPGAGVLPGDHSTLVRPDSVTHRSYTTLRGDLLFARDRAREAVRSSAPAPSSPAPEPVRDERRAERNQPSIRIQENNASDNSQVFAVQDGRIDVHQGPQPPSPGPSGGAEEPA
- a CDS encoding tetratricopeptide repeat protein — translated: MPVRPGGPQATAAHQSVRAESGFAYGLIGADLHVHGDGMPVYLLANWAPPAPTSDAWLRELPSRLLNARHAVVDFTGRQDERASLHHWLRESDRLSMRWLHGVGGQGKTRLADQLAKEAIERGWKAVVATHAPGSVVGSASHDLRPAGHTGLLLIVDYADRWPLNHLTLLLGNSLLHQHDTVPTRVLLLARTDEAWPTVRAATAELGGSASDQRLGVLPEAAARAEMFAAARTAFTRHYGCGDLGYILPAVPLDSAAMGLTLSVHMAALVAVDARVNGRPTPADAAGLTVYLLDREHLHWALMAGDGTHRLGATAGKVRTSPEVMHRAVFAAALAGPQSRRTGLALLRAAGVRASPHHVLEDHARYYPAPDPESGTVLEPPYPDRLAEDFLALTVPGHRADYPDQPWAVEAAGGVVALRGADGTRRERVARSVTFLAAATERWPHVGHKLLFPLLRTSPELALEAGSAALTALAAGAEPALLEQIEKLFPQWSDSDLDTGIASIVERLSQDRLLNTDDPLVHATVLQRLANVLEHAGRYERALEHAEEAVHLWRRLAARDPQHARAHAIALDTLSSLLSTLGHTEDALARAQESIEVRQARTGADRKDHTSGLAVAASNISLRKRRLGRRREALEDGLAALTRQRRLADIDPDTHEPGLAVVLSNVGGLHAEIGEYAEGLALTWEAVVINRRLAEQDPGRHLPRLATALNNLGARLGENGRNQEALRVTEESVAHHRRLVKLNQDAHEDGLARALDNLGVRLSEADRWGEALNPALEAVEIRRRQVARRPRAHEPELAQALDNIGRVFTWHDRVDEALACSHEAVALYRRLADVHPDAHGLRLADSLYNLAWRQMCAWQRHDPLPSADQAAAEALALWEPLAADLPADRREAMDRCRELRDRIRAAAEAKATGARLRRELGLPALLRRHYVELLTSVGLEPTAANMRGAVERVGFMFFVEAFVRVERDGSPEQYRTVVEELKEPFADPARWPQQILDRLALWWPHEAAGLRGLPTRTIETLTADPERYFRTDSSGRLLSLAEFAESLTTRP